The Flavobacterium faecale genome has a segment encoding these proteins:
- the aroQ gene encoding type II 3-dehydroquinate dehydratase, with the protein MKICIINGPNLNLLGKREPEVYGSLTFEDYFTDLKTKYPTIEFAYYQSNIEGELIDKIQEYGFSYDGIILNAGAYTHTSIGIGDAIKAITTPVIEVHISNTFSRESFRHQSYISGNAKGVVLGFGLKSYDLAVQSFL; encoded by the coding sequence ATGAAAATTTGCATCATCAACGGACCTAATTTAAACCTATTAGGAAAACGTGAACCAGAAGTTTATGGAAGTCTAACTTTTGAAGACTATTTTACGGATCTAAAAACCAAATATCCAACTATAGAATTCGCCTACTACCAAAGTAATATTGAAGGGGAACTGATTGACAAAATTCAAGAATACGGATTTTCATACGATGGTATAATCCTGAATGCCGGAGCATACACACACACCTCTATCGGAATTGGTGATGCCATCAAAGCAATCACTACACCGGTAATTGAAGTACATATATCTAATACCTTTTCTAGAGAAAGCTTCAGACATCAGTCTTACATCTCCGGAAATGCCAAAGGTGTAGTCCTTGGTTTTGGATTAAAAAGTTATGATTTAGCTGTACAGTCCTTTTTGTAA
- a CDS encoding cation diffusion facilitator family transporter: protein MSNQSQAIQATYFSIIGNTILAILKGVAGIFGNSYALIADAIESTTDIFASFLVLFGIKYASRPADENHPYGHGRAEPLVTFLVVGFLIASAFLIAYESLRNINTPHALPKPWTLIVLAVIIIWKEYSFRVVMKKAIQTNSSSLKADAWHHRSDAITSVAAFLGITIALVLGKGYEAADDWAALFASVFILYNSYLIFRPALGEIMDEHFYDDLVLEIREISTQVTGILGTEKCHIRKAGMVYHVDLHARVDSEITVREGHDLAHQLKDRLKLDIPKLGNILIHIEPD, encoded by the coding sequence ATGTCAAATCAATCACAAGCCATACAAGCCACTTACTTCAGTATCATTGGGAATACCATTTTGGCCATTCTCAAAGGAGTAGCAGGTATATTTGGTAATTCTTACGCCTTGATTGCCGATGCAATTGAATCTACCACAGATATATTTGCCTCTTTTTTGGTTTTGTTTGGTATAAAGTATGCCAGCAGACCAGCTGATGAAAATCATCCGTACGGGCACGGTAGGGCAGAACCTCTAGTGACTTTTTTGGTCGTAGGTTTTTTGATTGCCTCTGCATTTTTAATTGCGTATGAGAGTCTTCGTAATATCAATACACCACATGCATTGCCAAAACCATGGACATTAATCGTTTTAGCGGTGATTATTATCTGGAAAGAATATTCATTTCGGGTAGTGATGAAAAAAGCGATTCAAACCAATAGTTCGTCATTAAAAGCAGATGCTTGGCACCATCGCAGTGATGCGATAACTTCTGTAGCGGCCTTTTTAGGAATTACAATTGCGTTAGTTTTAGGAAAAGGATACGAAGCAGCTGATGATTGGGCGGCACTTTTTGCCTCTGTTTTTATATTATACAATAGTTATCTAATTTTTAGACCGGCTTTGGGCGAAATAATGGATGAGCATTTTTATGACGACTTAGTCCTAGAAATTAGAGAGATCTCTACTCAAGTTACGGGCATCTTGGGAACCGAAAAATGTCATATCCGAAAAGCGGGAATGGTGTATCATGTTGATCTACATGCACGTGTGGATTCTGAAATAACCGTTAGAGAAGGACATGATTTAGCACACCAGTTAAAAGATCGATTGAAACTTGACATTCCGAAACTAGGAAATATCTTGATTCATATTGAACCGGATTAA
- a CDS encoding S41 family peptidase, with product MRKLFLSALSIFLFSQCATVKNHNKHLQTDITVSKMQSDIDFTYKKLQQLHPDLYFYINKKSLDNKFDSLKKSVKSPLKPLDFYKKLSPIVASIKQGHTLVYAPMVAYSKKENKEFIKKGVGPFSQFDFTAIDNKIYVLQNKSKNKAIPKGAEVVSINGENPAALIKAYNTFYSSDGNNTTFKHNVVARRLSTYFTIENGIQDSLRYQFKFKDSLHNITIHRLKPPKPVKDSAKISAVSKIKKLTDTEKKELKRKKRNNGYNKESQNYNRNLDFITKDSSVALLKIRGFSNGNYKRFYKHTFETLQKRETKNLIIDLRNNGGGRLAEVAHLYAYLADSSFVFLQKSEVVSKASLFKGAYWNGGSLPLKIMKAAFAPLAYSYLLLTVHKDSNNLNYYATETYTHKLNKNAFKGKIYVLINGGSFSASSVLSANLKGSKRAFFVGEETGGGYNGTVAGFMPVYKLPHSDLKFRIGIMDIKPFYQTPINGHGIYPDQAIKPTLDDVIQSKDPELEWILNDIGTDK from the coding sequence ATGAGAAAACTATTTTTATCCGCACTTAGCATTTTTCTGTTCTCTCAGTGCGCTACTGTCAAAAATCATAATAAACACCTTCAAACGGATATCACTGTAAGCAAAATGCAATCTGACATTGATTTTACTTATAAAAAATTGCAGCAATTACATCCTGATTTATATTTCTATATCAATAAAAAATCTTTAGATAACAAATTTGATAGTTTAAAAAAATCGGTGAAATCCCCTTTGAAACCGCTTGATTTTTATAAAAAACTAAGTCCTATTGTAGCCTCTATCAAGCAAGGACATACCCTTGTATATGCACCAATGGTGGCCTATTCAAAAAAAGAAAATAAAGAATTCATAAAAAAAGGAGTAGGTCCGTTTTCTCAATTTGACTTTACTGCCATTGATAACAAGATATATGTCCTCCAAAATAAATCAAAAAACAAAGCCATACCCAAAGGCGCAGAAGTTGTGAGTATAAATGGTGAAAATCCTGCCGCATTGATTAAAGCCTACAACACTTTTTATAGCTCAGACGGGAACAACACGACTTTCAAACATAATGTGGTGGCAAGGCGATTGTCTACTTATTTTACGATCGAAAACGGAATTCAAGATAGTTTGCGCTATCAATTTAAATTTAAAGATAGTCTACACAACATCACAATCCATAGGTTAAAGCCACCTAAACCAGTAAAAGATAGTGCAAAAATTAGTGCCGTTAGCAAAATCAAAAAACTGACCGATACCGAAAAAAAAGAGCTCAAACGCAAGAAGAGAAATAATGGGTACAATAAGGAAAGTCAAAACTACAATCGAAATCTAGACTTCATAACAAAAGATAGCAGTGTCGCTCTGCTGAAAATTAGAGGTTTTTCAAACGGAAATTACAAACGGTTTTACAAACATACCTTTGAAACACTACAAAAACGGGAAACCAAAAATTTAATTATCGATTTAAGAAACAATGGCGGAGGACGACTTGCAGAAGTGGCTCACCTTTATGCTTATTTGGCCGATTCCAGTTTCGTTTTTCTTCAAAAATCAGAAGTGGTTTCAAAAGCAAGCTTATTCAAAGGAGCCTATTGGAATGGTGGTTCGCTACCGCTAAAAATAATGAAAGCTGCGTTTGCACCCCTTGCATATTCCTACCTTCTGCTCACGGTACATAAAGATAGTAACAACTTAAATTATTACGCCACTGAAACCTATACCCACAAACTAAACAAAAACGCTTTCAAAGGAAAAATTTATGTACTAATCAATGGAGGAAGTTTTTCGGCATCAAGTGTTTTGTCTGCTAATTTGAAGGGATCAAAACGAGCATTCTTTGTTGGTGAAGAAACCGGTGGTGGTTACAACGGCACTGTCGCAGGTTTTATGCCTGTGTACAAGCTGCCTCACTCGGATTTGAAATTCAGAATTGGAATTATGGATATCAAACCCTTTTACCAAACACCTATAAACGGTCACGGCATCTATCCCGACCAAGCCATAAAACCGACTCTTGATGATGTGATTCAAAGTAAAGATCCGGAATTGGAATGGATTTTAAATGACATCGGTACTGATAAATAG